TTATTAATTTCAATCTGCATCGTATTGAGGCGAATATAACTAGAAAAACACTTTATATCGGTGCGTTCGCTTCGTTACTGGTATGCAGTATTCTTATATTTGCTACTCATGCAGCTCCGGTATTATTAGCTGTTACATTATTGCTTGCAGGTGCGAGTTTCGGTGTGGTTTACACGAAAGACAGTGTGATAGTGCAAGAAGAAACATCTCCAAATGAGATGAAACGCATGATGTCTTTCTATTCATTATCGAAAAATCTTGGTAATTCCATCGGTTCTACTATTATGGGTGGTATTTATACCATGCCGTTTGTGGTAGGAGGCGCACGTATTCTTAATAACGTGACGCTGATTATAGTGTTTATTTTAATCCTTTTCGCACTATGGTGGACTCTGTATAAAAATAATAAATCAGAAGCCTGAAGAAATATCCCGTGGTGAAGCGGGATATTTTAATTTATAGAGAGGTTTTTATTGTGTTATGATACATGTGTAAAAAATTACCGTAAAGAAAGAGGTGAGGATGCTTGAAATTTTTTAAAAACAACTTTTTCAATCTTATATCTACTTTAATTGTTATCTTAGTGTTTGTGATTTCGGGTGCGATATTCCTCACACTTTTAGGTTTTGTATTATATGGGTTAAGTAGACTGCTTATTTTCTTTCATCTAGGGTATTTTGGTTATAATAAAGGTTTTTACCAAAATCTATTTTATTATGGCAGTTATATTGTACTCGGTTACTTTACAATGTTTACCGTAGAATATCTAATGGATTACTTTAAAAAGAAATTACCGCAGAGTCCATATTTTCACGGTGCAATTTTCCATCTGATTTCCTATTCTGTTACTACAGTGATGTTCTTTTTCATTGTGCACATTCATTATGTATATATAAATATTGATTATTGGGTTATTATGTTGATTATAGCTTTCTTATATATATGTAAAGAAGTATTTTATCCAGATAGCGAAAATCTAAATAGAAATAAGTAATCTCCGCAAGCAATTAGTTTGCTTTGCTAACCTTTATTATTGCATCATAACAAAGGTAAGTACGAAAAGGAGTGTTTAAATGTCCGAACAGGTCATAACCAAACATAGACGTAATATAATTGTTACAGTGATGATATTAAGTGGTTTTATTTCTATTCTTAACCAGACATTACTTAATACAGCTTTACCAGCGATTATGAAGGGGCTGCATGTTGGGGAGAATACTGCACAATGGTTAGTGACAGGTTTTATGCTCGTTAATGGCGTTATGATTCCATTAACAGCTTATTTAATGGATAAAATAAAAACTAGACCTTTGTATCTGGCCTCAATGGGTATCTTTTTAGCAGGTACAATTCTAGCAGCTATCGCACCTAATTTCGGAATCTTAATGACAGCACGTGTCATTCAAGCAATGGGTGCCGGTATTATAATGCCGTTAATGCAATTTACGTTATTTTCATTATTTCCGAAAGATAGACGTGGCTTTGCAATGGGGCTTGCTGGCCTAGTGATTTCCTTCGCCCCAGCAATAGGGCCGACTCTATCTGGTTTGATTATAGACATCAGCAGTTGGAGAGTACCTTTTATTGCAGTTGCTGTAATTGCAGGAGCAGGTTTTATATTCGGAGCAACAAGTATCTCTAACTATAATGAACCTAAAGATATTACATTGGACAAACTATCAGTTGTTTACTCAACGTTAGGTTTCGGTGTAATGTTATATGCATTTAGTAATGCTGGATCATTAGGGTTTACGAGTTGGATGTTCTATGTACCACTTATAGCAAGTTTAATTGTAATCGGTCTGTTTATTAAACGACAACTGACAATTGCGAATCCTATTTTGAACTTGAGAGTGTTTAAAAATAAAACCTTTACTCTTACTACAATCTGTTCAATGATTGTAATGACTTCTATGATAGGACCTGCATTGTTAATACCTATGTATGTACAAAATGCAATGGGACTTTCAGCAATGCTCTCTGGTATGGTGATTTTACCGGGTGCTATTATTAATGGTGCAATGTCGATATATACAGGGAAAGCTTACGATAAATACGGAGTAAGACCATTGATTATCATAGGTTTTACTATGTTGATAATCTTGACGGGTGTATTAGCTTTCTTACGGGTAGATACACCTTATTGGCTCCTTGTGGTCATTTATGCTATCAGAATGTTCTCGGTCTCTATATTAACGATGCCGTTAAATACAGCGGGCGTTAATGCTCTGCCGAACAAAGATATTTCGCATGGTACAGCAATTATGAACTTCGCTAGAATGATGGCTTCATCAATAGGTACTGCTTTAATGGTAGCCTTGATGACTTTGGGAGCAAAAACTTTTGCGCCAAAACCGCATGAAGCAGCGTCTAAAGAATTATTGCAAAGAGAGGCTGTTGCACGCGGAGTAGATTTATCCTTCGGTGTAATTACTTTATTAGTCATAATAGGTTTAGTTGTTGGATTATTTGTAAGAGACAAAGAAAAAACGCGTAAAGCACCGAACGTGCGAGAAATTTAAATAAAACAATGGTTAAAACCAGTAAAAACAGTGTTTAGAGTGTTTTTACTGGTTTTATGTAATTTAATTACTGAATTTAGTATTTTGATTGAATCATTCGTTACCACTTACCCCCTAAGTTTGTTAAAATAGAAGGAGTAAATAATTATATATTTGGGGTGACAAGCTTTGTTAACAGTTGAACAAGTCAACAAATTAGTAGGGAATCTAAAAGATCCAATTTTAGATGTACCGCTTAAAGATACAGGTGGTATTGTCAATATCACAATAAAAGAAGAAATTGATCATGTCAGTGTCAAAATTGCAATGGCTAAATTAGGTGGGAAACCACAATTAGATTTGCAAATGGCTATTGTAGAAACCTTAAAAGAAAATGGGGCAAATACAGTAGGTATTCGTTTTGAAGAATTAAAACCTGAAACGGTTGCTAAATTTACAGGAGAAGATCCGAATGCTGAGCCTCAAACAATTGAAGGATTACTTTCAAAAGATAACCCAGTTGAATTTATTGCCATTGCTTCTGGTAAAGGCGGTGTAGGTAAATCAACAGTTGCAGTCAATCTTGCAGTAGCATTGGCAAGAGAAGGCAAGAAAGTAGGATTAATTGATGCGGATATTTATGGTTTCAGTGTTCCTGATATGATGGGAATCGATAAAAAACCAGGTATTGAAGGTAAATCAGTTAAACCAGTTGAACGTCACGGAGTTAAAGTGATGTCTATGGCATTCTTTGTTGAAGAAAATGCACCTGTTATCTGGCGTGGACCAATGTTAGGTAAAATGCTTACTAATTTCTTTACAGATGTAAAATGGGGAGAATTAGATTACTTATTATTAGATTTACCTCCAGGAACTGGAGATGTCGCTTTAGATGTGCATACAATGCTCCCTTCAAGTAAAGAAATCATTGTAACTACACCACATCCAACTGCAGCATTTGTTGCAGCACGTGCTGGTGCAATGGCTAAACATACTGAACACTCAATCCTAGGTGTTATTGAAAACATGTCTTATTTTGAAAGCAAGGAAACAGGAAATAAAGAATATGTTTTCGGTAAAGACGGCGGTAAAAAATTAGCAGATGAACTTAATTCAGAGTTATTGGGACAATTACCACTTGCTCAACCGACTTGGGATCCCAAAGATTTCGCGCCATCTATTTATCAGCCTACAGATAAATTAGGTGAAATATATCAAGAAATGGCACAAAAAATCATTACTAAAACAATGAAATAAGCAAGAATTCCTTTAAACGCATGTTTTTTAAAAAAATATGCGTTTTTCTATTGCAATTTTTTGTAATCCTGTTAGAATATATCTTTGTGAGCGAGAGAAAGAAAGATGTCTCGCAGCTAAAAAAATATATTTGAAATTAAGTGTTGACTTAATAGTTAATTGATGATATATTAATAAAGTCGCTGAAAAAAGCAAAGCGATTAAAAATGAGAGTGTAAAATTGACTCTTGATAAAATGAAGAAAACATTTTAAAATTGTAAAAGTAATGTTAATTAGTTATTGACTTTCTTGAAAAGAAATGATACAATAAATAACGTTACTGAATAAAATGAACATTGAAAACTGAATGACAATATGTCAACGTTAATTCCAATTAACAAACGTCTTAGACGTTTTAAAACAAATTAGTTTTTTATGAGCTAGTCAAACAAATCATAAACTTTTATGGAGAGTTTGATCCTGGCTCAGGATGAACGCTGGCGGCGTGCCTAATACATGCAAGTCGAGCGAACAGACGAGGAGCTTGCTCCTCTGACGTTAGCGGCGGACGGGTGAGTAACACGTGGGTAACCTACCTATAAGACTGGAATAACTCCGGGAAACCGGGGCTAATGCCGGATAATATGCGGAACCGCATGGTTCCGCAATGAAAGACGGTTTTGCTGTCACTTATAGATGGACCCGCGCCGTATTAGCTAGTTGGTAAGGTAACGGCTTACCAAGGCAACGATACGTAGCCGACCTGAGAGGGTGATCGGCCACACTGGAACTGAGACACGGTCCAGACTCCTACGGGAGGCAGCAGTAGGGAATCTTCCGCAATGGGCGAAAGCCTGACGGAGCAACGCCGCGTGAGTGATGAAGGTCTTCGGATCGTAAAACTCTGTTATTAGGGAAGAACAAGTGCGTAGGTAACTATGCGCACCTTGACGGTACCTAATCAGAAAGCCACGGCTAACTACGTGCCAGCAGCCGCGGTAATACGTAGGTGGCAAGCGTTATCCGGAATTATTGGGCGTAAAGCGCGCGTAGGCGGTTTTTTAAGTCTGATGTGAAAGCCCACGGCTCAACCGTGGAGGGTCATTGGAAACTGGAAAACTTGAGTGCAGAAGAGGAAAGTGGAATTCCATGTGTAGCGGTGAAATGCGCAGAGATATGGAGGAACACCAGTGGCGAAGGCGACTTTCTGGTCTGCAACTGACGCTGATGTGCGAAAGCGTGGGGATCAAACAGGATTAGATACCCTGGTAGTCCACGCCGTAAACGATGAGTGCTAAGTGTTAGGGGGTTTCCGCCCCTTAGTGCTGCAGCTAACGCATTAAGCACTCCGCCTGGGGAGTACGGCCGCAAGGCTGAAACTCAAAGGAATTGACGGGGACCCGCACAAGCGGTGGAGCATGTGGTTTAATTCGAAGCAACGCGAAGAACCTTACCAAATCTTGACATCCTTTGACCGCTCTAGAGATAGAGTCTTCCCCTTCGGGGGACAAAGTGACAGGTGGTGCATGGTTGTCGTCAGCTCGTGTCGTGAGATGTTGGGTTAAGTCCCGCAACGAGCGCAACCCTTAAGCTTAGTTGCCAGCATTAAGTTGGGCACTCTAAGTTGACTGCCGGTGACAAACCGGAGGAAGGTGGGGATGACGTCAAATCATCATGCCCCTTATGATTTGGGCTACACACGTGCTACAATGGACAGTACAAAGGGCAGCGAAACCGCGAGGTCAAGCAAATCCCATAAAGCTGTTCTCAGTTCGGATTGTAGTCTGCAACTCGACTACATGAAGCTGGAATCGCTAGTAATCGTAGATCAGCATGCTACGGTGAATACGTTCCCGGGTCTTGTACACACCGCCCGTCACACCACGAGAGTTCGTAACACCCGAAGCCGGTGGAGTAACCTTTTAGGAGCTAGCCGTCGAAGGTGGGACGAATGATTGGGGTGAAGTCGTAACAAGGTAGCCGTATCGGAAGGTGCGGCTGGATCACCTCCTTTCTAAGGATATATACGGAACAGTTTCAACAGAAACTGACGGAATAACGTGACATATTGTATTCAGTTTTGAATGCTCATCCGAGTATTCATGATTGTACATTGAAAACTAGATAAGTAAGTAAAAATAGATTTTACCAAGCAAAACCGAGTGAATTAGAGTTTTAAAAGCTTTATTCATTTAAATGAATCGCTAGTAATCGATTTGCCTACGGCAAAGAAGATTACTCACATAATTAATAACGTGATTAAGTTATTAAGGGCGCACGGTGGATGCCTTGGCACTAGAAGCTGATGAAGGACGTTACTAACGACGATATGCTTTGGGTAGCTGTAAGTAAGCGTTGATCCAGAGATTTCCGAATGGGGGAACCCAGCACAAGTTATGTTGTGTTATCGACATGTGAATACATAGCATGTCCGAAGGCAGACGCGGAGAACTGAAACATCTTAGTACCCGCAGGAAGAGAAAGAAAACTCGATTCCCTGAGTAGCGGCGAGCGAAACGGGAAGAGCCCAAACCAATGAGCTTGCTCATTGGGGTTGTAGGACACTCTACACGGAGTTACAAAAGAATTGATTAGACGAATCGTACTGGAAAGTCGAACCAGAGAAGGTAAGAGTCCTGTAGTCGAAAGTCAATTCTCTCCTGAGTGGATCCTGAGTACGACGGAGCACGTGAAATTCCGTCGGAATCCGGGAGGACCATCTCCCAAGGCTAAATACTCTCTAGTGACCGATAGTGAACCAGTACCGTGAGGGAAAGGTGAAAAGTACCCCGGAAGGGGAGTGAAAGAGAACTTGAAACCGTGTGCTTACAAGTAGTCAGAGCCCGTTAATGGGTGATGGCGTGCCTTTTGTAGAATGAACCGGCGAGTTACGATCTGATGCAAGGTTAAGCAGCGAATGCGGAGCCGCAGCGAAAGCGAGTCTGAACAGGGCGTTGAGTATTTGGTCGTAGACCCGAAACCAGGTGATCTACCCTTGGTCAGGTTGAAGTTCAGGTAACACTGAATGGAGGACCGAACCGACTTACGTTGAAAAGTGAGCGGATGAACTGAGGGTAGCGGAGAAATTCCAATCGAACCTGGAGATAGCTGGTTCTCTCCGAAATAGCTTTAGGGCTAGCCTCAAGTGATGATTGTTGGAGGTAGAGCACTGTTTGGACGAGGGGCCCCTCTCGGGTTACCGAATTCAGACAAACTCCGAATGCCAATCAATTTAACTTGGGAGTCAGAACGTGGGTGATAAGGTCCATGTTCGAAAGGGAAACAGCCCAGACCACCAGCTAAGGTCCCAAAATATATGTTAAGTGGCAAAGGATGTGGTATTGCCCAGACAACTAGGATGTTGGCTTAGAAGCAGCCATCATTTAAAGAGTGCGTAATAGCTCACTAGTCGAGTGACACTGCGCCGAAAATGTACCGGGGCTAAACATATTACCGAAGCTGTGGACTGTCCTTCGGACAGTGGTAGGAGAGCGTTCTAAGGGCGTCGAAGCATGATCGCAAGGACATGTGGAGCGCTTAGAAGTGAGAATGCCGGTGTGAGTAGCGAAAGATGGGTGAGAATCCCATCCACCGATTGACTAAGGTTTCCAGAGGAAGGCTCGTCCGCTCTGGGTTAGTCGGGTCCTAAGCCGAGGCCGACAGGCGTAGGCGATGGATAACAGGTTGATATTCCTGTACCGCCAATAATCGTTTTAAGCGATGGGGGGACACAGTAGGATAGGCGAAGCGTGCTGTTGGAGTGCACGTCCAAGCAGTAAGACTGAATGGTAGGCAAATCCGCCATTCACAAGGTCAAGCTGTGATGGGGAGAGGAAGCATGTTTTCCTCGAGTCGTTGATTTCACACTGTCGAGAAAAGCCTCTAGCTAGAGATTTGGCGCCCGTACCGCAAACCGACACAGGTAGTCAAGATGAGAATTCTAAGGTGAGCGAGAGAACTCTCGTTAAGGAACTCGGCAAAATGACCCCGTAACTTCGGGAGAAGGGGTGCTCTTTAGGGTTCACGCTCTGAAGAGCCGCAGTGAATAGGCCCAAGCGACTGTTTATCAAAAACACAGGTCTCTGCTAAACCGTAAGGTGATGTATAGGGGCTGACGCCTGCCCGGTGCTGGAAGGTTAAGAGGAGTGGTTAGCTTCTGCGAAGCTACGAATCGAAGCCCCAGTAAACGGCGGCCGTAACTATAACGGTCCTAAGGTAGCGAAATTCCTTGTCGGGTAAGTTCCGACCCGCACGAAAGGCGTAACGATTTGGGCACTGTCTCAACGAGAGACTCGGTGAAATCATAGTACCTGTGAAGATGCAGGTTACCCGCGACAGGACGGAAAGACCCCGTGGAGCTTTACTGTAGCCTGATATTGAAATTCGGCACAGCTTGTACAGGATAGGTAGGAGCCTTGGAAACGTGAGCGCCAGCTTACGTGGAGGCGTTGGTGGGATACTACCCTAGCTGTGTTGGATTTCTAACCCGCGCCATTGATCATGGCGGGAGACAGTGTCAGGCGGGCAGTTTGACTGGGGCGGTCGCCTCCTAAAGTGTAACGGAGGCGCTCAAAGGTTCCCTCAGAATGGTTGGAAATCATTCATAGAGTGTAAAGGCATAAGGGAGCTTGACTGCGAGACCTACAAGTCGAGCAGGGTCGAAAGACGGACTTAGTGATCCGGTGGTTCCGCATGGAAGGGCCATCGCTCAACGGATAAAAGCTACCCCGGGGATAACAGGCTTATCTCCCCCAAGAGTTCACATCGACGGGGAGGTTTGGCACCTCGATGTCGGCTCATCGCATCCTGGGGCTGTAGTCGGTCCCAAGGGTTGGGCTGTTCGCCCATTAAAGCGGTACGCGAGCTGGGTTCAGAACGTCGTGAGACAGTTCGGTCCCTATCCGTCGTGGGCGCAGGAAATTTGAGAGGAGCTGTCCTTAGTACGAGAGGACCGGGATGGACATACCTCTGGTGTACCAGTTGTCGTGCCAACGGCATCGCTGGGTAGCTATGTATGGACGGGATAAGTGCTGAAAGCATCTAAGCATGAAGCCCCCCTCAAGATGAGATTTCCCAACTTCGGTTATAAGATCCCTCAAAGATGATGAGGTTAATAGGTTCGGGGTGGAAGCATAGCGATATGTGGAGCTGACGAATACTAATCGATCGAAGACTTAATCCAATTTCAAGTTTTGATTGGTAGATTGATTTTACTTACTATCTAGTTTTGAATGTATAAGCATTCTATTGTCTGGTGACAATGGCAAAGAGGTCACACCTGTTCCCATGCCGAACACAGAAGTTAAGCTCTTTAGCGCCGATGGTAGTCGGACTTACGTTCCGCAAGAGTAGGACGTTGCCAGGCAATACTATTATTCCACAGTAGCTCAGTGGTAGAGCTATCGGCTGTTAACCGATCGGTCGTAGGTTCGAGTCCTACCTGTGGAGCCATATGGCCCCGTGGTCAAGCGGTTAAGACACCGCCCTTTCACGGCGGTAACACGGGTTCGAGTCCCGTCGGGGTCATTTACATATTGGAGAATTAGCTCAGCTGGGAGAGCATCTGCCTTACAAGCAGAGGGTCGGCGGTTCGAACCCGTCATTCTCCACCATCTTATTGAATTAAATACATGCTGGAGGGGTAGCGAAGTGGCTAAACGCGGCGGACTGTAAATCCGCTCCTTCGGGTTCGGCAGTTCGAATCTGCCCCCCTCCACCATCTTTATTGGGCTATAGCCAAGCGGTAAGGCAACGGACTTTGACTCCGTCACTCACTGGTTCGAATCCAGTTAGCCCAGCCATTAGAGCCATTAGCTCAGTTGGTAGAGCATCTGACTTTTAATCAGAGGGTCAGAGGTTCGAATCCTCTATGGCTCACTCTTAGCACTCTTTTTTAAGAGTGCTTTTTTTATGTTTTTTTTTAAAGAAGTAAAATTAATAATTATCTATTATGTATTTTCATTCAAGGCTATCGTTACTTTTATGATATAATTTGATTGTATGATGGCTGTTTATCAACTTGATAAAATAGTTTTCATTGTAATTAGGTTACCGGAGGAGATGCTATGAATTTTGGCAGCTTTTTTGAAAATTTTAACACGGTAAAGTTAATAACTAGTGTATTAGATTTAGTCATCGTCTGGTACGTGATTTATCTTCTAATCACGGTATTTAAAGGTACAAAAGCTATTCAACTCCTCAAAGGAATCATTGTTATTGTAATTGGTCGATGGGTAAGTGCAGCTTTAGATTTGACTACAACGGCTCGCTTGTTCGACATGGTTATTCAATGGGGATTCTTGGCAATCATTGTAATCTTCCAACCAGAAATCCGTCGTGCTTTAGAACAGTTGGGACGAGGGAATTTATTCCGTCGCTATACTGCTAGTTCTTCAGCTGATCAGCAAAAGTTGATTAAATCAGTTTCTGGTGCTGTACAATATATGGCTAAGAGACGTATTGGTGCCTTAATTGTTTTTGAGAAGAAAACAGGGTTACAAG
Above is a genomic segment from Staphylococcus piscifermentans containing:
- the cdaA gene encoding diadenylate cyclase CdaA produces the protein MNFGSFFENFNTVKLITSVLDLVIVWYVIYLLITVFKGTKAIQLLKGIIVIVIGRWVSAALDLTTTARLFDMVIQWGFLAIIVIFQPEIRRALEQLGRGNLFRRYTASSSADQQKLIKSVSGAVQYMAKRRIGALIVFEKKTGLQDYIETGIPMDSDISQELLTNVFIPNTPLHDGAMIIQGTKIASAACYLPLSDSSKISKSLGTRHRAAVGISEVSDAFTAVVSEETGSISITFDGKLRKDISLEVFEELLAEHWFDTRLQKKGVN
- a CDS encoding SepA family multidrug efflux transporter, whose product is MKFFKNNFFNLISTLIVILVFVISGAIFLTLLGFVLYGLSRLLIFFHLGYFGYNKGFYQNLFYYGSYIVLGYFTMFTVEYLMDYFKKKLPQSPYFHGAIFHLISYSVTTVMFFFIVHIHYVYINIDYWVIMLIIAFLYICKEVFYPDSENLNRNK
- a CDS encoding MDR family MFS transporter, whose amino-acid sequence is MSEQVITKHRRNIIVTVMILSGFISILNQTLLNTALPAIMKGLHVGENTAQWLVTGFMLVNGVMIPLTAYLMDKIKTRPLYLASMGIFLAGTILAAIAPNFGILMTARVIQAMGAGIIMPLMQFTLFSLFPKDRRGFAMGLAGLVISFAPAIGPTLSGLIIDISSWRVPFIAVAVIAGAGFIFGATSISNYNEPKDITLDKLSVVYSTLGFGVMLYAFSNAGSLGFTSWMFYVPLIASLIVIGLFIKRQLTIANPILNLRVFKNKTFTLTTICSMIVMTSMIGPALLIPMYVQNAMGLSAMLSGMVILPGAIINGAMSIYTGKAYDKYGVRPLIIIGFTMLIILTGVLAFLRVDTPYWLLVVIYAIRMFSVSILTMPLNTAGVNALPNKDISHGTAIMNFARMMASSIGTALMVALMTLGAKTFAPKPHEAASKELLQREAVARGVDLSFGVITLLVIIGLVVGLFVRDKEKTRKAPNVREI
- a CDS encoding P-loop NTPase, with the translated sequence MLTVEQVNKLVGNLKDPILDVPLKDTGGIVNITIKEEIDHVSVKIAMAKLGGKPQLDLQMAIVETLKENGANTVGIRFEELKPETVAKFTGEDPNAEPQTIEGLLSKDNPVEFIAIASGKGGVGKSTVAVNLAVALAREGKKVGLIDADIYGFSVPDMMGIDKKPGIEGKSVKPVERHGVKVMSMAFFVEENAPVIWRGPMLGKMLTNFFTDVKWGELDYLLLDLPPGTGDVALDVHTMLPSSKEIIVTTPHPTAAFVAARAGAMAKHTEHSILGVIENMSYFESKETGNKEYVFGKDGGKKLADELNSELLGQLPLAQPTWDPKDFAPSIYQPTDKLGEIYQEMAQKIITKTMK